The Lathyrus oleraceus cultivar Zhongwan6 chromosome 5, CAAS_Psat_ZW6_1.0, whole genome shotgun sequence genome includes the window AACGATCTAACGTTCAGCCACATCTTGCTCACATTAAGTTGACAACCACCTATTCTTTTTAAAGGAGAATGTGTGTCACTCTCGAGATACAATTCATTTTCTATTTAAACTCTATTTCTTATTCTCTTACTGATTTGAACGTTGAAGTGTTAATGTTACATATCAATCTCATTCCATCACATTGAAAACTCAGAACTAGCACAACTCGTCGTGAATCTCACTTTACCAATCTTCATACCTGAGAAAAACATAAATTAATTTTACTATTAAAATCAATTCATGTAATCATATTTTAACAACTACACAAATCTCAAATATGACACTTTATGAAAAAAAGTTAGTAATAAATGTATATCATAATGATAATGATTATTTAGTTCAAGTTGTGTTGTGCATATGTTAAATCTTACTATCAAACCTATGTTTGTTTTAGGTCCTAAGCTTTAAAGATTTAGAAAATACCAAGTCATAGAAGAAAATAAATCGGTGGCATTAATGTTTCCTTTTGTATCATGATTAGAAGCCGATTTTTTTAGGTCCAATTTAAGCATAATCAAATTATATAGGTAATCACGGATGGATCCACAATAATCACGGGTTAGCGAAAATAAAATAATAACAATTGATCACGGGTTCATATTCTtctaaataataaaaaaaatagagaGAATTGGAATTGGAATCGAGTTCTCTAGTTAAACTTTCAAGCAATCTTGTTACATTATAAAtcatataataataataagcATGTAAGAACATGATCGTACAATGGATATAGTCATATCTTAATCCTTTgattattttatattttttatattgaAATTAAGAATTTGAATCTAACAACCAAAAACTAGTTGTAAGGAACACAGAGTTAAATATTGAAAAATGTTATTTTTACACTATACTCTACATCTATACCATACCGCATTTTCCTGTGCACCGTATAAACATTTTATTTTTACACAAAGTTATAATgatatattattttaaaatatatataaaaaatatattttttttaaaaattttttATTATCTGAACGTTTATTAATCAATTTCATAATTTTTTAACAACTTCATAATTTGTATTAACCAATTTCGATGATCGTTCaaaattgtttttattatttgaatgtttattaatcaattttttattttttattaattaacTTTGATTTATcactaaaaattatttttaatatcgcaacgtttattaaccaacttcatcAATTCATTAATCAATTTTAACATTTGATTAACCAACTTTTTTCACTATTTTAAGTCATTGTTCATGTGTACTGTTCATATATTATTCACGCACGGttcataaatatattattttattttaaaaatatattgTTTACTGGTGAACAGTGTACCGTATAAATACGATGAACAGTATATATAATGTAAATATTTGGGGTAGGAAATGGTATAGAAAAAACAATGCTATTAAATATTAACCCTACTTAGTTAGTGCAATTAAATTTCGATCTTttattaaaatataattaaatataatGATTGAAACTTAATTGCACCTATAATATCTTAGATGATAATTATATTTCACAcaattttctcaacaatttaCCTCTGTTGCTTTCTATCTTTCTTATTTACTACATGTATAGCATTTAAGTATAATTGACCGTTCGATCAAGATCGAATagtttttatttaaaattaatgatttaaaaaaaatgaaatatggttttttaaattgtttgatcatgatgatgatgaaacaGTTGATAATATCTTGAGAGCATGAGTTGAAGCAAATTCTGATTGCACGGATTAGGTATCTGTCTTTCTTGTTTGTTTTTTCAACACACTTGAATTTTTGTATGGTATATCCAAATGAGTCTTACTTGTTATAATTGAATGAAAGGCTATAGCTGTTTAGAGACAAAAATTGGCTCACATGTGATACTACACCCCACGCCACAATGAATGACTAGGAAGACAAAACAATTTCAAAATACCTAATAAATTCACATATATTATGCAAACTCTCTAGGACATTTTAAATTCATTGACAAAGCAAAGCATAAAAGAACTTGTTGTAAGAGATTCTTTTCCCAAAACTCAGAACAACCAGTATTCTTTGTCTCTCTCTCTTTCCAATGGTTTCTAACAAAAGGGTTACTGCATTACTACTGATAATGCTGGCCATTCTAGCTAACTCAGATTTATCAAAAGACAGAGAAGAATGTGCTGACAAACTTGTTACTCTTGCTAGTTGTCTTCCATACGTTGGTGGTGATGCCAACACTCCCACCATAGATTGTTGTACATCCCTCAAAGTAGTCCTTGACAAGACCAAAAAATGCATCTGCATCCTCATCAAAGATCGTAACGACCCCAAACTCGGCTTCACCTTGAATGCAACTCTCGCTGTTCACCTTCCAACTGCTTGTCACATACCATCTAATATATCTCAATGTGTAGGCAAGTATATTTCTCATCATGTTAATTTAGTTTGCTATATTATTGACCATTTTTTTGATTTGGTTTTTTCTCAGATCTTTTGCATTTGTCGCCAAAATCTCCTGAAGCTCAGGTGTTTGAAGGACTTGGAAATTCTACCAAAACAAACAGTTCCACAGCAGGTTCTTCTGTTGAGAAGGGATCAAGTTCAGAGGAAAAGAGTGGTGGTGCTTTGGGAAAGAGGTGGGTGGTGGCAGAGATGGTTTGTGCTATTTTACCATTTGTTTTCATATCTCACTTCTTCATCATAGCATGAACCATGATCAAGATTTAGAAAAGACTCGTTACTTTGATTTTTTCATGTATGAATCTAATACTCATTGCTCATTAGTGGTATTTATTTCTCATACTTTTGTTATGTTTGTGTTTCTTAAGTCCTTATTCTTTTTTAGCAAAATTCATGTTTGTGTCTCCATATATCTTTTTTGATATCCATTAAACCCAAAAGTATGTTAACAAACAAGCTTGCCCTGCCAAATATGACATTAGATACTATCCAAAAGTGGGTAATTTTACCATGTGACTTGGCTCAAATAGattggtgtaaaaatattttccttGACATATCattaagatttttttttaattgttgCATTATATTTTCTCCGTTTCTTATTATAAGTtgtttttgacttttcacacgtattaagaaataTAATAACTGTTGCATGAAAAAAAGAAATTATAAAGAATTTTACAAAATTATCCTTCATTAATTATATTGAAAAGACAAGTTGACATAATTGAAAtgagagagaataataaatatttaaggatataataggaaaaataacattaatgatttattaatattataaaacgaccatggtacaaaatatttttttaaactgacttataataataaaaaacGGATAGGAATTTTAAATAATTATAAGTTAATCTATTTGTTTCAATGTATTTTCAAAACAAATGTGCATGTTTTCAATGCTGTATTGAATAGATTTTTTTTTGCTTGGCTCCATGAAAAAATTGATGGTTAAAGATCACAATTAGCATTTTTGGTATATAAATTGGATGCTTTTTAATTTTTGTGATTGctatatttttaataataatatttataCTACTTTAATATATGATTTATTTACATTCCGTACAGTATACTATAATACTATAGTATAATGGCAAAAAAAATTGTATAACTTTCCAAAAACAATTTCTTTATTTTTGTTACATTCTATTCTATTATAACTATCacattataaaaataaatttattttaaaatagtttttacttttcaatttttaatgtaatttttattgtttattttatATTGTATGTTAGTGAACCACTTTTAAGATgttattttctattttatgtttatgaaaataaaaaatatatcaatagttaatatgaataattaaataaaaaaagtTTTATTTATCATTTTAAAAATCATTAGATGTGGGATAGATATTGTGTGATAAAGGgattttttaaataataaatgaaattatacaatttatttattaaaaaatcAGTATGATACAATTAATTTATATACCTTAAAACCCATTTAATGGTAATAATAGAATATACTGACAGTGTAAAGAGATTTTACACTATCAGCTAATCATAGccgttggatattaaaagaaaattgacttttatttcaaaaatctataaagtaatacaaacggatgatagtgatgaatcgacggtgtaaaattttttacactgacagtaTATAGTAAATAATctatatagatatatatatatatataatttaaattTGAATAGTGGTCGATTTGTTCACACTAAGAAAATCATTATTTTCTCATAAATcaatatttttttcaaaaattaagTTATTTTCTTCGGAAAAATTCTTTAAAGACTCTTTCAGTGTTTTTTATGGGTCGTTTCAATTTTAATAAAATCTGAATGACAATGATTTAAAAAACTTAGATATGTAGAAATAGTGTTCCCTTAGTGTAGTTAAAAACTATCAAgtaattgaattttttttaattgtaTTGCTTATTCACGTTTATTTGGATGAAAAGTTAGTTGAGAGTTGAAATTTCTCCAATAAGATATTTGAATCTCAACTAATATGAATAATAAGGACTTCAAAAATCAAATACCAATATCTACTTGCAAAAAATAAAAGGATGATAAAATATCTCAAGCGTATGATTACAAGAGGGTGTATTTAACATCAGACTATCCACAATATGTAAAACATAATTGTGAACCTATGTGATTTTAGGTATAAAGTTGATAATCCCGTAAAAGATCTGCTATGAAGTTTTGATGACGACAACGTCAATAATTATGATGAAATCGATAGCAATAACTTTCAACTTTCTAATGATGGTGATCAAACTAGAGAAATATCTAGCAAAGAGACTCAAAATTAAAGTGTTTATATGATCGAGGCATCTAGCAAAGAATTTTGAGGCCTCGAATAAAGTATATATGAAAGCTCGCCAGGTTGTGTTTGTCTAAGTGGCcaaaattttataaaaataagGAAGTAACTCTTAAGTTCTAAGaaaacacacacacacgcatATCCATGCACGCGTGCGCGCACACATACACACTTAAGAGTCTTTTTTATAATTGTTTTATATCATAAAAATGTTTCAAAACTAAGTCAGGTGATTAAAAAACTTTTCTCTATCGTTTAAAAAAAATGGACTAACCAATCGATTGGGAACTCAAGCCAATCAATTAGGAATGTGGGGCATCCTCCAAATTACCCATGAAGGAACTACTAAGATAACGAGAGAAAGATTAGGCACATTAACTCATGAGTATGAACTCTTCAGAATGAAACCTGAAGAGAGCATAAGTCAAATGAAAACACGATTCACCCATATCATGGGTCCTATGAGAACTCTCGAAAAAACATTCTCAAATGAGAAATTAGTCATAAAAATTCTTAGATCTTTAAATTGTTATTGAAACTAAAATTCACTATGATTTGTGAGTCTGAAAATTTAGTGACTATGGACACACACACTTTTTGAAAAATTGCAGGAACACGAGATGAAACTAAAAAGACTTGCGGATAATGAAtatgaaaagaaaaagaagaaaaatatcGCACTAAAAGTCATAAGCATTAAAGATATGGAGGCAAAAGATAAAGAGTGTAAACATAAAAGTAATGAATTTATGGAATTCATGTTATAAATTCAAGAATTCCTAAAGCATGAAAAAGAAATCTCATGGCTCCAGAAGCAAAGTGAAGAAAGTTAAACAATCATCCATGCATGTCATCAATGCGAAGAGAAATGGCACATGAGAACAAATTGCCCTCAAAATCTGAGAAGAAACCAAAGTCAAAGAAAGTTCAAGAAATACCAAAAGAGACCATACAAATCCTATGGTAACAATGATATAGAATCCTTAATTAAGGAAGAAGCAAACATCTGTCTGATCGCAAATTATCAAAACAATTAGGTAACCTCTCACTTTTCTTATCAAGACTCATTTCACATTTGTAAGAAGCTACAAAAGGAACGGATAAATTAGAACAAATCATTTATGTCTGCAAAGACATTATGATCTAATTAAAATCTCTTGGAAGAAATAGAAAGTCTTAGAGAGAGACAAAATGATCTAATTAAAACTTCTTCCTCTCACAAAGTCTTAGATGAATCTATAAAGTGTGATCAACGTAATATTTTGAGAAATAAAATCCATGATCTTCAAACATCATAAATTCATTAAAGGAAGAAACAACTTGAATATTTTATTAGGAAACCAAAGAGCTTCTTACACTATGTTGATCTTGGTTATGAACCTAATAACAACGGTAAAAACTTTAATAACATTTACAATTCTAAGTCCACCTCTCGTTGCAAGACCTTAAAATGCAACTATTCTAATAAACATTGTCATATTTCCATGTTGTGTTTTATCAAAAAGAGTCATAAGAGAAAAGAAGGACATC containing:
- the LOC127083205 gene encoding non-specific lipid transfer protein GPI-anchored 6, whose product is MVSNKRVTALLLIMLAILANSDLSKDREECADKLVTLASCLPYVGGDANTPTIDCCTSLKVVLDKTKKCICILIKDRNDPKLGFTLNATLAVHLPTACHIPSNISQCVDLLHLSPKSPEAQVFEGLGNSTKTNSSTAGSSVEKGSSSEEKSGGALGKRWVVAEMVCAILPFVFISHFFIIA